In Gammaproteobacteria bacterium, one DNA window encodes the following:
- a CDS encoding DUF4177 domain-containing protein translates to MAYKEYKVLYVTEGGLGTIILGASGIPVKRLEATLNKEAADGWTLVFQFVEQKRFLLFWRREAVIITLAR, encoded by the coding sequence ATGGCTTATAAGGAGTACAAAGTGCTGTACGTGACGGAAGGCGGATTGGGGACGATTATTCTGGGCGCTTCCGGAATTCCGGTCAAACGCCTGGAAGCGACGCTCAATAAGGAAGCGGCGGATGGCTGGACATTGGTGTTTCAGTTTGTTGAGCAGAAGCGGTTTTTATTGTTCTGGAGGCGGGAAGCGGTGATCATCACGCTGGCGCGCTGA
- a CDS encoding universal stress protein codes for MLKILLPVDGSEYANKAVTGFIALLDWYKEKPELHLLNVQYSLRGNVSLFINQADIKQYHQEEGLKELQNTRALLDQAGVVYQYHIVVGDPAEMIVRFASEKQFDQIVMGPRGAGGIQGLLLGSVTSKVMQLATTPVLLIK; via the coding sequence ATGCTGAAAATTTTATTACCTGTCGATGGTTCTGAATATGCCAATAAAGCGGTAACCGGCTTCATTGCTTTGCTGGACTGGTATAAGGAAAAGCCGGAACTGCATTTGTTGAATGTGCAGTATTCGCTGCGTGGCAATGTGTCATTGTTCATTAACCAGGCGGATATCAAGCAGTATCATCAGGAGGAAGGGCTGAAAGAGTTGCAAAACACACGCGCTTTGCTCGATCAAGCGGGGGTTGTTTATCAATATCACATTGTGGTGGGCGATCCGGCCGAAATGATTGTCCGGTTCGCAAGTGAGAAGCAATTTGACCAGATTGTCATGGGACCGCGCGGAGCGGGCGGTATTCAAGGTTTGTTGCTGGGATCGGTCACCAGCAAAGTGATGCAACTGGCGACAACTCCGGTATTATTGATTAAGTAA
- the pip gene encoding prolyl aminopeptidase: protein MNHHSPAALYPEIQPNRQGALALDNIHTMYWEESGNPSGTPVVFIHGGPGAGSTPAHRRFFDPAYYRIVVYDQRGAGRSTPLGETRDNTTPHLISDLETLRQHLDIERWLVFGGSWGSTLALAYGEAHPERCLGFILRGIFLCRKQEIDWFLYGLRNLFPEAWRELVAPLSEAERTDILSAYYQRLMNPDPAIHMPAARTWSTYEGSCSTLLPNPATVNYFASDTVALGLARMEAHYFMHNIFLPDNSLLDNAHKLHNIPATIVQGRYDAVCPIVSADDLHHAWPQAEYIIIDDAGHSAWEPGIQAALIRATDRFKTRKP, encoded by the coding sequence ATGAACCATCATTCACCCGCTGCACTTTATCCTGAAATCCAACCCAATCGGCAAGGCGCACTAGCCTTGGATAACATTCACACTATGTACTGGGAGGAATCCGGCAATCCATCCGGCACACCGGTGGTATTTATCCATGGCGGCCCCGGCGCAGGATCGACACCGGCGCACCGGCGCTTCTTCGATCCGGCATATTACCGCATCGTGGTATACGATCAAAGGGGCGCGGGGCGCTCCACCCCGCTGGGCGAGACTCGCGACAACACAACCCCGCACTTGATCAGCGACTTGGAAACATTGCGCCAGCATCTGGATATCGAACGCTGGCTGGTATTCGGCGGCTCGTGGGGCAGTACGCTGGCGTTGGCATACGGCGAGGCGCATCCGGAACGCTGCCTGGGCTTTATCCTGCGCGGCATTTTCCTGTGCCGCAAACAAGAAATCGACTGGTTTCTGTACGGACTACGCAATCTTTTCCCGGAAGCCTGGCGAGAATTGGTTGCACCGCTTTCAGAGGCAGAGCGCACGGACATTCTGTCCGCCTATTATCAGCGCTTGATGAATCCTGATCCAGCCATTCACATGCCCGCCGCGCGTACCTGGAGCACCTACGAAGGCTCGTGTTCGACCTTGCTGCCGAATCCGGCCACGGTCAACTATTTCGCCAGCGACACCGTGGCGCTCGGGCTGGCGCGCATGGAAGCACATTACTTCATGCACAATATCTTCTTGCCGGACAATTCGTTGCTGGATAACGCGCACAAGCTGCACAACATTCCCGCCACCATCGTGCAAGGCCGCTACGACGCCGTCTGCCCTATCGTCAGCGCGGACGATCTGCATCACGCCTGGCCGCAAGCGGAATACATCATCATCGACGACGCCGGGCATTCTGCGTGGGAACCGGGCATACAAGCCGCGCTGATCCGCGCCACCGATCGCTTCAAAACCCGCAAGCCGTAA
- a CDS encoding 3',5'-cyclic-nucleotide phosphodiesterase, translated as MKLRILGCSGGIGSGEQTTAMLLDDDVLIDAGTGVGNLSLSEMIKIDHILVTHAHLDHVAFIPFLVDTVGSIRNNPITIYAIQPTLDTLREHLFNWHLWPDFTKIPNDNSPYMRYQALSLGDTFFLDGRAITPLPAHHTVPTVGFQLDSGSDSLVFSGDTTTHDAFWMAVNRIANLKYLIIESAFCNQKRDIAIRSRHFCPSLLAEELVKLERNAEIFITHMKPGEADVIMDEIHQCLGQYNPRRLENNQLFEF; from the coding sequence TTGAAGCTCAGGATCTTGGGATGTAGCGGAGGGATAGGGAGCGGCGAACAAACCACGGCCATGCTGCTGGACGACGATGTGCTGATCGATGCGGGCACGGGCGTGGGTAATTTGAGTTTGTCCGAAATGATCAAGATAGATCATATTTTAGTCACGCATGCACACTTGGATCATGTTGCATTCATTCCGTTTCTGGTTGATACCGTCGGTTCCATACGTAACAACCCGATAACGATATACGCCATCCAACCTACATTGGATACATTGCGGGAACATCTGTTTAACTGGCACCTCTGGCCGGATTTTACAAAAATTCCCAATGACAATTCCCCTTATATGCGGTACCAAGCATTGTCGCTGGGGGATACTTTTTTTCTTGACGGACGTGCGATTACACCATTGCCGGCCCACCATACCGTTCCCACCGTTGGTTTTCAGTTGGACTCTGGATCTGACAGTCTTGTTTTTTCCGGTGATACGACCACTCATGATGCCTTCTGGATGGCCGTTAATAGGATTGCAAATCTGAAGTATCTGATCATCGAATCCGCTTTCTGTAACCAGAAGAGAGATATCGCGATCAGATCACGGCATTTTTGCCCCAGCTTGCTGGCGGAAGAATTAGTGAAATTGGAGCGGAATGCGGAAATATTCATTACGCACATGAAACCGGGTGAAGCCGATGTCATCATGGATGAGATACATCAGTGCCTGGGGCAATATAATCCGCGCCGGCTTGAGAACAATCAATTATTCGAATTTTAG
- a CDS encoding GspE/PulE family protein, which translates to MSTIATIQPQTDSAGGTSESAFSKHLQIVVNKIQAASDVDEIALEVSKDICTLLNADRFTIYSLSDDKSFFVSRVKTGFDSFQELKLPLTENSIIGCAALQKKIINIADVYDKSELKKYNPLLVFSNEVDKRTGYRTKQMLAVPILSTDSRELIGMVQVINNRRNEPFTTATVESVGEICRALAMALRQRQKPAQLLKSKYDYLIFDALISAAELELATRSARKKGCDVEDVLIEEFQISLPLIGKALASFFQVKYEPFKADRIKPIDLLRNLKKDYVESNSLLPIDDTKDGLVILTLDPERIKSQRIAHTIFPKHKIIYAVTTQHEFNATIEQFYGGGTDEIGTGDINEMLTNLGVEDAEEAGAEIEESSAATDNELVKLVNKIIIDAYKMGVSDIHIEPYSGKEKTKIRFRKDGSLMPYIEIPAGYRNPLVTRIKIMCDMDISEKRKPQDGKIKFRKFAPLDIELRVATLPSAGGVEDVVMRILAAGEPIPLDKMGFTQHNLEELKKIISKPYGLFFVCGPTGSGKTTTLHSVLKYLNRDDTKIWTAEDPVEITQKGLRQVQINVKAGLTFPVIMRSFLRADPDIIMVGEMRDKETTSIGIEASLTGHLVLATLHTNSAPESVIRLLDMGMDPFNFSDALLGVLAQRLAKRLCKCKQPYIADEGEIQALLMEYCGELKNIDRFRANPEAAYQEIRQQWIKQYGDESGQITLYKAAGCDDCVGTGYSGRVGLHELMTATDALKKNVQERARVADMLVTALGDGMRTLKQDGIEKVLQGITDIHQVRVVCIK; encoded by the coding sequence ATGAGTACAATTGCAACGATACAACCACAAACAGATAGTGCGGGCGGCACAAGTGAATCGGCTTTTTCCAAGCATCTACAGATTGTTGTCAATAAGATTCAAGCAGCCAGCGATGTGGATGAGATCGCGCTGGAAGTTAGTAAGGATATCTGTACGTTACTCAATGCGGACCGGTTTACCATTTATTCGCTGAGTGACGACAAATCTTTTTTTGTCTCAAGGGTTAAAACCGGATTTGATTCTTTCCAGGAGCTGAAACTGCCGCTAACGGAAAACAGTATTATCGGATGTGCTGCCTTGCAAAAGAAAATTATCAATATTGCGGATGTTTACGATAAGAGCGAGTTAAAAAAATATAATCCGTTGCTGGTTTTTTCCAATGAAGTGGACAAACGCACCGGTTATCGCACCAAACAGATGCTGGCGGTGCCGATCCTGAGTACTGACAGCCGCGAGTTGATCGGTATGGTTCAGGTGATTAATAACAGGCGTAATGAACCGTTCACAACCGCAACTGTAGAGAGTGTGGGAGAAATTTGCCGTGCGCTCGCGATGGCGCTTAGGCAGCGTCAGAAACCCGCCCAACTGCTGAAATCAAAATATGATTATCTGATTTTCGATGCGCTGATCTCCGCCGCGGAATTGGAACTGGCCACCCGTTCGGCGCGTAAAAAGGGTTGTGATGTGGAAGATGTATTGATTGAAGAATTTCAGATCAGTTTACCGCTCATCGGTAAAGCGCTAGCTTCATTTTTTCAGGTTAAATACGAGCCTTTCAAGGCCGACCGGATTAAACCAATCGATTTGCTCAGAAATTTAAAAAAAGATTATGTCGAAAGTAATTCCTTGCTGCCGATTGATGATACCAAAGACGGCCTGGTAATACTGACGCTCGATCCCGAGCGGATTAAGTCGCAGCGCATTGCCCATACCATTTTTCCCAAGCATAAAATTATTTACGCGGTTACCACGCAGCATGAATTTAATGCGACGATCGAACAATTCTATGGCGGCGGCACGGATGAGATCGGTACGGGCGATATCAATGAGATGCTGACCAATCTGGGTGTGGAAGACGCTGAAGAGGCAGGCGCCGAGATAGAAGAATCTTCGGCTGCTACCGACAACGAGCTGGTCAAGCTCGTCAATAAGATCATCATCGATGCCTATAAGATGGGTGTGTCGGATATCCATATCGAGCCTTATTCAGGCAAAGAGAAAACCAAGATCCGCTTCCGCAAGGATGGTTCGTTGATGCCTTATATCGAGATTCCGGCGGGCTATCGCAATCCCTTGGTGACACGGATCAAGATCATGTGCGATATGGATATTTCCGAGAAACGCAAGCCGCAGGACGGTAAGATTAAATTCCGGAAGTTTGCGCCATTGGACATCGAATTGCGCGTTGCAACCCTGCCCTCGGCGGGTGGCGTGGAAGATGTCGTGATGCGTATTCTGGCGGCCGGCGAGCCGATTCCGCTGGATAAGATGGGGTTTACTCAGCATAACCTGGAAGAGTTGAAAAAGATTATTAGCAAACCTTACGGGCTGTTTTTTGTGTGCGGGCCGACAGGTTCAGGTAAAACCACGACGCTGCATTCGGTTTTGAAATACCTCAATCGTGACGACACCAAGATTTGGACAGCGGAAGATCCGGTCGAGATTACGCAAAAAGGCTTGCGTCAGGTACAAATCAATGTCAAAGCGGGATTGACTTTCCCAGTCATCATGCGGTCTTTCTTGCGGGCAGACCCGGATATCATCATGGTCGGCGAGATGCGTGACAAGGAAACCACCAGCATCGGCATTGAAGCTTCACTGACCGGTCACTTGGTTTTGGCGACATTGCACACCAACAGCGCACCTGAATCGGTCATTCGCTTGCTGGATATGGGCATGGATCCGTTCAATTTTTCCGATGCGCTGCTGGGTGTATTGGCACAGCGGCTGGCCAAACGATTGTGCAAATGTAAGCAACCGTATATTGCCGATGAGGGTGAGATTCAAGCGTTATTAATGGAATATTGCGGGGAATTGAAAAATATTGACCGGTTTAGGGCCAATCCGGAAGCTGCTTATCAAGAGATTCGGCAGCAATGGATCAAGCAATACGGCGATGAAAGCGGCCAGATTACCTTGTATAAAGCTGCCGGTTGCGATGATTGCGTCGGTACCGGCTATTCAGGCCGGGTGGGATTGCATGAGTTGATGACGGCGACCGATGCGCTGAAGAAGAATGTTCAGGAGCGCGCCCGTGTCGCGGATATGCTGGTGACGGCATTGGGCGATGGCATGCGAACGTTGAAGCAGGATGGGATCGAAAAGGTGTTACAAGGAATTACCGATATTCATCAAGTACGGGTGGTGTGTATCAAGTAA
- a CDS encoding HDOD domain-containing protein: MESYFLGRQPILDRNQNLVAYELLFRQEETQEAAKVTDDLSASANVIVNAYGRFGIQNVLGQQRGFINADLDLIMSGIISLLPSRHVVLEVRVPEQITAKFLQQCNDLKQKGYQFALDNIVAIDSKIEQLLPIVSVVKVDVLALETDELEKVVAALKRWPVLLLALKVESREQEMRCKQLGFQMFQGYYFAKPEVMSVKRADPGKPSLLKLLTLVTDNHDHEAIEKEFKRQPGLSYHLMRMVNSVAGDLPHKINSIKHAITLMGREQLQKWIQLLLYTSGSTEDGMPDLRMQSAVERGKMMELIAAAERPHDKNHQERAFIVGILSLLDELLGIDMRQIVNKLGISDDMCQALMTREGRLGQALKLLEADERGDHAAVQSILAGLGFLSLDEFTGIKIQASGWANQTGDIPN, from the coding sequence ATGGAAAGTTATTTTCTTGGCCGGCAACCCATTCTGGATCGCAATCAGAACTTAGTCGCGTACGAGTTGCTGTTCCGTCAGGAGGAAACCCAGGAAGCAGCCAAAGTCACCGACGATTTATCCGCGTCGGCCAACGTGATCGTCAACGCTTATGGCCGTTTCGGCATTCAGAATGTGCTCGGGCAACAGCGCGGTTTCATCAACGCCGATCTCGACTTGATCATGAGCGGCATCATTAGTTTGCTGCCCAGCAGGCATGTGGTGTTGGAAGTCCGTGTGCCGGAACAAATCACGGCCAAATTTCTGCAGCAGTGCAACGATTTGAAACAAAAAGGCTATCAATTCGCGTTGGATAATATCGTCGCGATCGACAGCAAAATCGAGCAATTACTGCCGATCGTCAGCGTCGTGAAAGTCGACGTACTGGCGCTCGAAACGGACGAGCTGGAAAAAGTGGTCGCTGCGTTGAAACGCTGGCCGGTTTTGCTGCTGGCGCTGAAAGTAGAGAGCCGGGAACAGGAAATGCGCTGCAAGCAACTGGGATTCCAGATGTTTCAGGGTTACTATTTCGCAAAACCGGAAGTAATGTCGGTCAAACGCGCCGATCCGGGCAAACCGTCGCTGTTGAAGTTGTTGACTTTGGTAACGGACAATCACGACCACGAAGCCATCGAAAAGGAATTCAAGCGCCAGCCCGGCTTGAGCTATCACCTGATGCGCATGGTCAACTCCGTGGCTGGCGATCTGCCGCACAAAATCAACTCGATCAAGCATGCGATCACATTGATGGGGCGCGAGCAATTGCAGAAATGGATACAACTGCTGCTGTACACTTCCGGTTCAACTGAAGACGGCATGCCCGATCTGCGCATGCAAAGCGCGGTGGAGCGCGGCAAGATGATGGAATTGATCGCCGCCGCCGAGCGCCCGCACGATAAAAATCACCAGGAACGGGCTTTTATCGTCGGCATCTTGTCGCTGCTGGACGAATTATTGGGTATCGACATGCGGCAGATCGTCAACAAACTGGGTATTTCCGACGATATGTGCCAGGCTTTGATGACGCGCGAGGGGCGATTGGGCCAGGCGCTCAAGTTGCTGGAGGCAGACGAGCGAGGCGACCATGCCGCGGTTCAATCTATCCTGGCCGGTCTCGGTTTCTTGAGTCTGGATGAATTCACCGGTATCAAAATACAAGCCAGCGGCTGGGCCAATCAGACCGGCGACATCCCTAACTAG
- a CDS encoding patatin-like phospholipase family protein: protein MHEKKKELITPKVGLVLTGGGARAAYQVGVLRAIAELLPDKTRNPFPIICGTSAGAINAASIAVSANNFAEGVERLEAVWSNFHVDHIYRSDLLGVIHNTLRCLLSLVSSEYGQHNPISLLDNCPLEALLRSRFSFRAIQHCIRSGSLHALGLTAWGYTSGQSVTFYQAAREVLPWKRAQRLGIPAEIGVEHLMASSAIPFIFPAVKLNREYFGDGSMRQLAPISPALHLGAEKLLIIGVRKPVTDEPRRMSASGYPPFAQIAGHALNSIFVDSLDVDLERLLRINETLKLIPPEALKAKNVPLRPVESMMIAPSEGINEIAQKYAYTLPWIMRYLYRAIGAMGPNGSTLLSYVLFEVPFCRDLIELGYNDTLQQKDELLKFLEVEQQE, encoded by the coding sequence GTGCATGAGAAAAAGAAGGAACTAATCACACCCAAGGTTGGGCTTGTTCTGACCGGCGGAGGAGCGCGCGCGGCTTATCAAGTCGGCGTGTTGCGAGCAATCGCCGAGTTATTGCCGGACAAGACCCGTAACCCGTTTCCGATCATTTGCGGTACTTCAGCCGGCGCTATCAACGCCGCCAGTATCGCGGTTTCAGCCAATAATTTTGCCGAGGGTGTCGAACGGCTTGAGGCTGTCTGGTCAAATTTTCATGTTGACCATATTTACCGCTCTGATCTGCTCGGCGTTATTCATAACACGCTGCGCTGCTTGCTTTCCTTGGTATCGAGCGAGTACGGTCAGCATAATCCGATTTCGTTGCTGGATAATTGTCCGCTGGAAGCCTTGCTCAGAAGCCGTTTTTCTTTTCGCGCCATTCAGCACTGTATCCGTTCCGGCTCGCTACACGCATTGGGACTCACTGCGTGGGGATATACTTCGGGACAGTCGGTTACTTTTTATCAAGCGGCGCGAGAAGTGCTGCCGTGGAAGCGAGCACAACGATTGGGTATTCCGGCTGAAATCGGCGTGGAACATTTGATGGCTTCGTCAGCGATACCGTTTATCTTTCCCGCTGTCAAATTAAACCGGGAATATTTCGGCGACGGCTCCATGCGTCAATTGGCGCCTATTAGCCCGGCGCTTCATCTGGGCGCCGAAAAATTGTTGATTATCGGCGTGCGTAAACCTGTAACCGACGAGCCGAGACGCATGAGTGCATCGGGTTATCCGCCTTTTGCGCAGATTGCCGGCCATGCGTTGAACAGCATTTTTGTGGATAGCCTGGATGTCGATTTGGAACGTTTGCTGCGGATCAATGAGACGTTGAAACTGATTCCGCCCGAAGCGCTTAAAGCCAAAAATGTACCGCTGCGTCCGGTCGAATCGATGATGATCGCGCCCAGTGAGGGAATCAACGAGATTGCACAAAAATATGCGTATACATTGCCGTGGATCATGCGTTATTTGTACCGTGCGATTGGCGCGATGGGCCCGAACGGCTCGACATTGCTCAGCTATGTGCTGTTTGAGGTACCCTTCTGCCGCGATTTGATCGAGCTGGGTTATAACGATACGTTGCAGCAAAAAGATGAACTCTTGAAGTTTCTCGAAGTTGAACAGCAGGAATAG
- a CDS encoding TM2 domain-containing protein, translated as MSIARKSKETIQEDEERIRRWVRELPDDKRLQFFQQTEQALKDPDTYAVLNYLFIAGLHHFYLGKWLRGCINLSVFITGAVLLFTNLTGIGLLLLIGVTVIELKDLFYSQLVVQDYNNGVMEKIYHSLTGN; from the coding sequence ATGAGCATCGCGAGGAAAAGCAAGGAAACCATCCAGGAGGATGAGGAGCGCATCAGAAGATGGGTGCGCGAATTGCCGGACGATAAGCGGTTGCAATTTTTCCAACAAACCGAACAAGCGCTGAAAGATCCAGATACGTATGCGGTGCTGAATTATTTGTTCATTGCCGGACTGCATCATTTTTATCTGGGAAAATGGCTGCGCGGCTGCATTAATCTGAGTGTTTTTATTACCGGTGCGGTTTTATTGTTCACCAATCTCACCGGTATCGGTTTGCTGCTGCTGATTGGAGTCACCGTGATCGAACTGAAGGATTTGTTTTATTCGCAGCTCGTGGTTCAGGATTACAATAACGGCGTGATGGAAAAAATTTACCACAGCCTGACCGGAAACTGA
- a CDS encoding CPBP family intramembrane metalloprotease, whose amino-acid sequence MLKIILSDWQDRVVAMDKGMLLFCILWAGILITLNYTLNIESGVIRGLDSRFSQCAALFLVYCCAFVVPYGFVALARKQLITPAPMFLVLLLIAPALFAVKATVASPLENRIEGVWGDYWTIVTALPFKLLVVLVPLIVLQQWFPEQPCFWGLTVRNVRWRPYGLMLLIMVPLIAYAGTQPDFLTAYPRLKQIAFIAPHTEHFGWFQLLYEVSYGIDFVTIELFFRGFLIFAFARYAGPAAILPMAVFYCSIHFGKPLLECISSFFGGLILGVVAYQTRSIAGGLAVHLGIAWMMEVSAYAGNVRSG is encoded by the coding sequence ATGTTAAAGATTATTCTTTCTGATTGGCAAGATCGCGTTGTGGCGATGGACAAAGGGATGCTGTTATTTTGCATCCTGTGGGCGGGTATTCTGATTACGCTGAATTACACGCTGAATATTGAAAGCGGCGTCATTCGAGGGTTGGATTCGCGCTTTAGCCAGTGCGCCGCGTTGTTTCTGGTTTATTGCTGTGCGTTTGTGGTTCCGTATGGGTTTGTTGCGCTAGCGCGCAAACAATTGATCACACCGGCACCGATGTTTTTGGTTTTGCTGCTGATCGCACCGGCTTTGTTCGCGGTGAAAGCGACTGTCGCCAGTCCGCTGGAGAATCGGATCGAGGGTGTGTGGGGGGATTATTGGACGATCGTCACGGCGCTGCCGTTTAAATTGCTGGTCGTGCTGGTGCCGTTGATTGTGTTACAGCAGTGGTTTCCAGAGCAACCGTGCTTTTGGGGTCTGACGGTGCGTAATGTGCGCTGGCGGCCGTACGGTTTGATGCTGTTGATCATGGTGCCGCTGATTGCGTATGCCGGGACGCAGCCGGATTTTCTCACGGCGTATCCGCGCTTAAAGCAGATCGCTTTCATCGCGCCGCACACGGAGCATTTCGGCTGGTTTCAGTTGTTGTACGAGGTCAGTTACGGCATCGATTTTGTCACGATTGAACTGTTCTTCCGCGGTTTCCTGATTTTTGCGTTTGCCCGCTATGCCGGACCGGCGGCGATTTTGCCGATGGCGGTTTTTTATTGCAGCATCCATTTCGGTAAACCGCTGCTCGAGTGCATTTCTTCCTTCTTCGGCGGGTTGATTTTGGGTGTTGTCGCGTATCAAACCCGCTCCATCGCCGGAGGTCTGGCGGTGCATCTGGGCATCGCGTGGATGATGGAGGTCAGCGCTTATGCCGGGAATGTAAGGAGCGGATAG
- a CDS encoding TerC family protein, producing the protein MAFDSPQFWIAVLQIIAIDIVLGGDNAVVIALACRRLPEQQRKLGIFWGVFGAIALRVVMIFFALSLLTMPYLKIIGAALLVWIGIKLLQPEAEGAHEIDASTTLIGAIKTIIVADAVMSLDNVIAIAGAAKDDIGLVIFGLIVSVPIIVWGSQMVLKVMDRYPVTIAIGAGLLGWIAGDMAVTDVVTKDWVSTQAKYLQWVAPVSVALLVIVAGKALAARRPAKTEPLEDLANDKPKH; encoded by the coding sequence ATGGCTTTTGATAGTCCGCAATTCTGGATTGCAGTTTTACAAATCATCGCGATTGATATCGTGCTCGGCGGCGACAATGCCGTTGTGATCGCGCTGGCTTGCCGGCGTTTGCCCGAACAACAGCGTAAGCTGGGTATTTTTTGGGGAGTTTTCGGCGCCATCGCGCTGCGTGTGGTGATGATCTTTTTCGCTTTGAGTCTGCTGACCATGCCTTATCTCAAGATTATCGGTGCCGCGTTATTGGTGTGGATTGGTATTAAATTGCTGCAACCCGAAGCGGAAGGCGCGCATGAGATCGATGCCAGCACGACGTTGATCGGCGCGATCAAGACGATCATTGTGGCGGATGCGGTGATGAGCCTGGACAATGTCATCGCCATCGCCGGCGCTGCCAAGGATGACATCGGTTTGGTGATTTTCGGTTTGATCGTCAGCGTGCCGATCATTGTTTGGGGTAGTCAAATGGTGTTGAAAGTCATGGATCGTTATCCGGTGACGATTGCGATCGGTGCCGGATTACTGGGATGGATCGCCGGGGATATGGCGGTTACCGATGTGGTTACCAAGGATTGGGTCAGCACGCAAGCGAAGTATCTCCAGTGGGTTGCACCGGTTTCGGTTGCCTTGCTGGTGATCGTTGCGGGTAAAGCGCTGGCTGCGCGGAGGCCCGCCAAGACTGAGCCGTTGGAAGATTTGGCTAATGACAAACCGAAGCATTAG
- a CDS encoding PEP-CTERM sorting domain-containing protein produces MTKKIKLASAVVGLLGLAVLPSVASAGLSDHSFAWTHGIGSAQLVLNGSTTLTATNRGWVDEFGVNNFGSATGNYIVGTCGSSDSCSGSDTFANNYFAFDLHGITGATSAVLNLYQPAVGENGGADGGFLSQSAALVYTLFDVSGNPLTDSGLGIFGDLASGVSYASIAIGSSSNGNIVSIPLNAAAVSAINGTDTFFIGGTISPVPEPATYGMLLAGLGLLGFTVRRRNQAA; encoded by the coding sequence ATGACAAAAAAAATCAAATTGGCAAGTGCAGTTGTAGGTTTACTAGGGTTGGCGGTATTGCCGTCGGTTGCATCGGCTGGTTTAAGCGATCATAGTTTTGCTTGGACGCACGGCATCGGCAGCGCGCAATTGGTGCTGAACGGTAGTACGACTTTAACGGCGACCAACCGCGGTTGGGTTGATGAATTTGGTGTTAACAATTTCGGCAGCGCGACAGGAAACTATATCGTAGGGACTTGCGGTTCGTCCGATTCGTGCAGTGGAAGCGACACGTTCGCAAATAACTACTTTGCATTCGATCTTCATGGAATTACCGGCGCTACCAGCGCGGTGTTGAATTTGTATCAACCGGCAGTCGGCGAGAATGGCGGCGCGGATGGCGGTTTTCTGAGCCAATCGGCTGCATTGGTGTATACCTTGTTCGATGTTTCGGGTAACCCTTTAACCGATTCCGGTCTTGGAATTTTTGGTGATCTGGCATCCGGTGTTTCTTACGCTTCGATTGCGATTGGTTCATCGAGCAATGGCAATATCGTATCGATTCCACTGAACGCAGCAGCTGTTTCTGCAATCAATGGCACAGACACTTTCTTTATCGGCGGCACAATCAGTCCGGTGCCTGAACCTGCCACTTACGGCATGTTGTTAGCTGGTTTGGGATTGCTGGGATTCACGGTTCGCCGTAGAAATCAGGCAGCTTAA
- a CDS encoding PEP-CTERM sorting domain-containing protein — translation MHKWLRLILSGLVLVPLLVSVSSANAEKLWNWHYAGSKISASGTFSTTETADDQGYYQILSIAGHRNGERITGLHPTGKWIPGNEPFTLDNLVRIDAQGQITPKGFGFATASGNYINTFYASFLATPVYMEVFVTPTTYSELPVKFTATPFTEPEITLDTPAGEPGKMDD, via the coding sequence ATGCACAAATGGCTGCGTTTAATCTTATCCGGGTTGGTTCTGGTGCCGTTGCTCGTATCCGTTTCTAGTGCCAATGCCGAGAAACTGTGGAATTGGCATTATGCGGGCAGCAAAATATCGGCCAGCGGAACATTTTCGACTACCGAGACCGCGGATGATCAGGGTTATTATCAAATTCTCAGTATTGCCGGGCATCGCAATGGCGAACGCATCACCGGTCTGCATCCGACCGGCAAATGGATTCCTGGGAACGAGCCGTTTACGCTGGACAATTTAGTCCGTATCGATGCACAAGGACAGATCACACCGAAGGGATTCGGTTTCGCCACAGCCTCGGGCAACTACATCAATACTTTTTACGCCAGTTTCCTAGCCACGCCGGTGTACATGGAAGTGTTTGTCACGCCAACCACTTATAGCGAACTGCCAGTCAAATTTACTGCCACACCGTTTACCGAGCCGGAAATCACGCTGGATACGCCGGCCGGTGAGCCGGGAAAAATGGATGATTAA